The following are from one region of the Phycisphaerales bacterium genome:
- a CDS encoding RNA polymerase sigma factor, protein MSASVAGPIPFEVPIQGRPGQPVDTLSDQELSELAKEGSVAAYNVLVTRYQDRVYRFLLRRTGSSAEAEDVAQDTFLRAWQKLHTYEPERPLAPWLLTIAARLAASAARRRARVRVAPESAIGYVDAAAPSLEPANPDASHDRRRIWQIAESVLNRDQLTAVWLRYVEGLSPAQIARVMDKSGVAVRVMLLRSRNVLGEALRERAGDIASPNQDIPSSTQD, encoded by the coding sequence ATGTCTGCGTCCGTTGCTGGCCCCATTCCGTTTGAAGTCCCCATCCAGGGGCGCCCCGGCCAGCCGGTCGACACCCTGAGCGATCAGGAACTGTCCGAATTGGCCAAGGAAGGGTCGGTCGCGGCGTACAACGTCCTCGTCACCCGCTACCAGGATCGCGTGTATCGCTTCCTGCTCCGGCGGACGGGCTCGTCGGCCGAGGCCGAAGACGTCGCCCAGGACACGTTCCTGCGGGCTTGGCAGAAGCTCCACACGTACGAGCCCGAGCGTCCGCTTGCACCGTGGTTGCTGACCATTGCCGCCCGCCTGGCGGCGTCGGCTGCCCGTCGACGTGCCCGCGTCCGCGTCGCCCCGGAGTCGGCCATCGGGTACGTCGATGCGGCCGCACCCAGCTTGGAGCCGGCCAACCCCGACGCGAGCCATGACCGCCGCCGCATCTGGCAGATCGCCGAATCGGTGCTGAATCGCGACCAGCTGACCGCCGTTTGGCTGCGTTACGTTGAAGGCCTGAGCCCTGCTCAGATCGCCCGCGTGATGGACAAGTCCGGCGTGGCCGTGCGAGTCATGCTGCTGCGGTCGCGAAACGTCCTGGGCGAAGCCCTGCGGGAGCGGGCCGGCGACATCGCCTCGCCGAATCAGGACATTCCCTCAAGCACGCAAGACTGA
- a CDS encoding dihydroorotate dehydrogenase, producing the protein MPDATHSTPPSQPDAPGPPPKGPMAVDLAGLELQSPIILAAGTAGYADEILDVLPPRVLGAVTSKSITAQPREGHPTWRMVPLRGAMLNAIGLANTGIDRFAEHVAPTHRLHAHDVRLIGSVAGDTIEGYVRVVSEMDGLEGVDAVELNVSCPNVHGGADFGVDPAALSQLVAECRAALPSKPLIVKLPPIATGMPGIVEVARSAIEGQGRSAGPNQRPGADILCLANTTPAMAIDVHTRKPRITNITGGLSGPAVHAIVVKLIHDTYRAVGRDQGVPIIGLGGVTTWRDAAEFILAGASAVGIGTGALADPSCPARIHKGLKRWTESMGAIKLTELVGSVALD; encoded by the coding sequence GTGCCCGACGCAACCCACTCGACGCCACCGTCGCAGCCTGACGCTCCGGGCCCGCCGCCCAAGGGCCCCATGGCGGTCGATCTTGCCGGGCTTGAACTGCAGAGCCCCATCATCCTCGCCGCAGGCACGGCCGGGTATGCCGACGAGATCCTCGACGTGCTGCCGCCGCGCGTGCTGGGCGCCGTCACCAGCAAGTCCATCACGGCGCAACCGCGGGAGGGCCATCCCACGTGGCGCATGGTGCCCTTGCGTGGAGCCATGCTCAACGCGATCGGCCTGGCCAACACCGGCATCGACCGCTTTGCCGAGCACGTGGCGCCCACCCACAGGCTGCACGCCCACGACGTACGGCTGATTGGCTCGGTCGCCGGAGACACCATCGAGGGCTACGTCCGCGTGGTGTCCGAGATGGACGGCCTCGAGGGCGTCGATGCGGTCGAGCTCAACGTCTCGTGCCCGAACGTGCACGGCGGCGCCGACTTCGGCGTCGATCCCGCGGCTCTTTCGCAACTCGTCGCCGAGTGTCGAGCGGCGCTGCCAAGCAAGCCGCTCATCGTGAAGCTCCCGCCCATCGCCACGGGCATGCCCGGCATCGTCGAAGTCGCCCGCTCGGCCATCGAAGGGCAAGGTCGATCCGCCGGGCCGAACCAGCGGCCGGGGGCCGATATCCTCTGCCTGGCGAATACCACGCCGGCCATGGCCATCGACGTGCATACGCGCAAACCGAGGATTACGAACATCACCGGCGGTTTGTCCGGGCCAGCCGTACATGCGATCGTCGTGAAGCTCATCCATGACACGTACCGCGCGGTGGGCCGCGATCAGGGCGTGCCGATCATCGGGCTGGGCGGGGTCACCACATGGCGGGATGCAGCCGAGTTCATCCTGGCCGGCGCGTCAGCCGTGGGTATCGGGACGGGGGCGTTGGCCGATCCGAGTTGCCCGGCACGCATCCACAAGGGCCTGAAGCGCTGGACCGAGAGCATGGGCGCGATCAAGCTGACCGAACTGGTCGGCAGCGTGGCACTGGACTGA
- a CDS encoding NAD-dependent epimerase/dehydratase family protein codes for MTTNPAMRLFPTALEPSSRPDASAPASTPRRQAILLTGAGGEVGHGLIHRLSEHASTPIVALDLRRLDEDLASRCHAVFTGDVRDPFALAPILSRYEITEVYHLAALLSSTGERNPSLAHEVNTQGTMNLLRLLTEQAGATGRPVKFIYPSSIAVYGLPSEAEKRRAGAVSEDEYLNPITMYGVNKLCCEHLGRYYAEHYQLLDRGDAPAPIDFRCVRYPGLISPHTAPSGGTSDYGPLMLHAAAKGEEAVCFVEEDARLPFMLMADAIDATLALAKAENLTRRVYNVASFAPTAGEIAKAIAIHFPRFKPRYEIHPGRAAIVSSWPGDVDRAAAAADLGLQTHREFGSVLAEQLIPAVQEMYGT; via the coding sequence GTGACCACGAATCCTGCAATGCGTCTGTTTCCAACGGCTCTGGAGCCCTCCTCGCGCCCCGACGCTTCCGCGCCGGCGTCGACCCCGCGCCGCCAGGCAATCCTGCTCACCGGCGCCGGCGGCGAGGTGGGGCACGGGCTCATCCATCGCTTGAGCGAACACGCCAGCACGCCCATCGTTGCCCTCGATCTGCGCCGCCTCGACGAGGACCTGGCCAGCCGCTGCCACGCCGTGTTTACCGGCGACGTCCGCGACCCCTTCGCGTTGGCTCCGATCCTGTCTCGCTACGAGATCACCGAGGTCTACCACCTCGCCGCGCTGCTGAGTTCCACCGGCGAGCGAAACCCATCGCTCGCCCACGAGGTCAACACCCAGGGCACGATGAACCTGCTGCGCCTGCTCACCGAGCAGGCGGGCGCCACCGGCCGGCCCGTAAAGTTCATCTACCCCAGTTCCATCGCCGTCTACGGCCTTCCCAGCGAGGCCGAGAAGCGCCGCGCGGGCGCCGTCTCCGAAGACGAATACCTCAATCCGATCACGATGTACGGCGTGAACAAGCTGTGCTGCGAGCACCTGGGTCGGTACTACGCCGAGCACTACCAGTTGCTCGATCGCGGCGACGCACCAGCCCCCATCGATTTCCGCTGCGTGCGGTACCCCGGCCTGATCAGCCCCCACACCGCGCCCAGCGGCGGCACCAGCGACTACGGCCCCCTGATGCTGCACGCTGCCGCCAAGGGCGAGGAAGCGGTGTGTTTCGTTGAGGAAGATGCGCGGCTGCCCTTCATGCTGATGGCCGACGCCATCGACGCCACCCTGGCACTGGCCAAGGCAGAGAACCTGACCCGCCGCGTGTACAACGTGGCCAGCTTCGCGCCCACGGCCGGCGAGATCGCCAAGGCCATTGCAATCCACTTCCCGCGGTTCAAGCCTCGCTACGAGATCCATCCCGGTCGGGCGGCAATCGTTTCCAGTTGGCCCGGCGACGTCGATCGGGCCGCCGCCGCCGCGGATCTTGGACTCCAGACGCATCGCGAGTTCGGATCCGTGCTCGCCGAGCAGCTGATTCCTGCCGTACAGGAAATGTACGGTACGTGA
- a CDS encoding GC-type dockerin domain-anchored protein: protein MHRTVITTCFCAITGLAATAHAQTLCGSEDAKVSPSTGQAGDLFGASLDAAAAGFGIVGAPEAGDEGSGAGRAYLYTLNTTVPQLLFELAADDGADGIDFGRSVAADNALALVGAPAESSLGPAAGAAYLYLRSTGMQIDKLTASDGRGLDLFGGSVDIDFDRAVIGASDKASSTGAVYVFEIVGLDAVERFKLTASDASAVDRFGRSVSIDGGGGGAGETGYALIGAPGNDDAGASSGSAYLFNIETGQEVAKLVAADASAGVQFGYQVELLIEGDVALAAVSAKTNNPDGSDGSVYLFDISDRANPVQLSKVTATDTLSASDFGVSVSLTPDVLLVGALSGETTLAGTAYSFDISDPANPVQTSIIRPSNPVTFAQFGATVALYESPTGLRLFAGAPADDAGDPIAGNPDVGALHALSIDVCRPDIDGDCLLTIFDFLGFQNLFDAGDLAADFDGDGSLTIFDFLAYQNAFDAGCGG, encoded by the coding sequence GTGCATCGAACGGTAATCACGACGTGTTTCTGCGCCATCACCGGCCTGGCCGCGACGGCCCACGCCCAGACCTTGTGCGGCAGCGAGGACGCCAAGGTCTCGCCGTCAACCGGTCAAGCGGGGGACCTCTTCGGAGCCTCGCTCGACGCCGCGGCCGCCGGCTTCGGTATCGTCGGAGCCCCCGAGGCCGGCGACGAGGGCAGCGGGGCCGGCCGGGCGTACCTCTACACCCTCAACACCACCGTGCCACAGTTGCTCTTCGAGCTCGCGGCCGATGACGGCGCGGACGGCATCGACTTCGGCCGCTCCGTGGCCGCCGACAACGCCCTGGCACTCGTCGGGGCGCCTGCCGAGAGCTCCCTGGGGCCCGCCGCCGGCGCCGCCTACCTGTACCTGCGGTCGACGGGCATGCAGATCGACAAGCTCACCGCCAGCGACGGCCGGGGCCTGGACCTGTTTGGCGGTTCGGTCGACATCGACTTCGATCGCGCCGTGATCGGCGCTTCGGACAAAGCCAGCTCGACCGGGGCCGTGTACGTCTTCGAGATCGTGGGCCTGGATGCCGTGGAACGGTTCAAGCTCACGGCCTCGGACGCGTCGGCCGTCGACCGTTTCGGCCGGTCGGTTTCGATCGACGGCGGAGGCGGCGGCGCGGGCGAAACCGGCTACGCCCTCATCGGCGCGCCGGGCAACGACGACGCCGGCGCCAGTTCGGGTTCGGCGTACCTCTTCAACATCGAGACCGGCCAGGAAGTCGCCAAGCTCGTCGCCGCCGACGCTTCCGCGGGCGTGCAGTTCGGCTACCAGGTCGAACTGCTGATCGAAGGCGACGTGGCGCTCGCGGCCGTGAGCGCGAAGACCAACAACCCCGACGGCAGCGACGGCTCGGTCTACCTCTTCGACATCTCGGATCGCGCCAACCCCGTCCAATTGTCCAAGGTCACCGCGACGGACACGCTCAGCGCGAGCGACTTTGGTGTTTCTGTATCGCTCACGCCCGACGTCCTGCTTGTGGGCGCCCTCTCGGGCGAGACCACCCTGGCCGGCACCGCCTACAGCTTCGACATCTCCGACCCGGCCAATCCGGTCCAGACCTCCATCATCCGTCCGAGCAACCCGGTGACGTTTGCACAGTTCGGGGCAACCGTGGCCCTCTACGAGAGCCCCACGGGCCTCCGCCTGTTCGCCGGGGCTCCGGCCGACGATGCGGGCGACCCGATCGCTGGCAACCCGGACGTGGGGGCCCTCCATGCCTTGAGCATCGATGTGTGCCGCCCGGACATCGACGGCGACTGCCTGCTGACGATCTTCGACTTCCTGGGCTTCCAGAACCTCTTCGACGCGGGCGACCTGGCGGCCGACTTCGACGGCGATGGCTCGCTGACCATCTTCGATTTCCTGGCCTACCAGAACGCCTTCGACGCTGGCTGCGGCGGCTGA
- a CDS encoding four-helix bundle copper-binding protein — translation MTMTINDLDEQTRQCIERCQRCAAECQACLSAMIGSGSDNDCPLCCADCAAICIACSNAMARRSPKQAEICRLCADLCAWCAEQCGAHDHDHCQQCAESCRACEKSCLAMAS, via the coding sequence ATGACCATGACCATCAACGACCTCGACGAACAGACCCGCCAGTGCATCGAGCGGTGCCAGCGGTGTGCCGCCGAGTGCCAGGCATGCCTCTCGGCCATGATCGGCTCGGGCAGCGACAACGACTGCCCGCTGTGCTGTGCCGACTGTGCAGCCATCTGCATCGCCTGCTCCAACGCCATGGCCCGCCGCAGCCCCAAGCAAGCGGAGATCTGCCGCCTCTGCGCCGACCTGTGCGCCTGGTGTGCCGAGCAGTGCGGGGCCCACGACCACGACCATTGCCAGCAGTGTGCCGAGTCCTGCCGGGCCTGTGAGAAATCCTGCTTGGCGATGGCGAGTTGA